The proteins below are encoded in one region of Kogia breviceps isolate mKogBre1 chromosome 8, mKogBre1 haplotype 1, whole genome shotgun sequence:
- the LOC136794739 gene encoding uncharacterized protein, with product MINCHASRKPSALQHRFPNHHHRSCASVGPSCISQQSFKKNKKGNNNNKLTTPKRRAQRKNEALAGAERASLEASLSCLERRCSPRATSRLPHLPGRLSHLLSSLEPSSPQRHIPGDSSSVTRPTRRAAARGSKGGKGAAEGGAAARSRSPRPDTKRPARATCSHPARGPGGISWLRPPSSPQSSVPRLGLSGCPGRCPGQPRRAAAAKAKAGGGAREETGSREQPLTRAPGSCPGLSGALSEVDVFSCHGYPGAAMWRYHVERPQKERSPRKPAVPPYPHPQLFVSSQPKFCQQNK from the exons ATGATAAACTGTCACGCCTCACGGAAGCCCAGCGCACTTCAGCACCGCTTCCCAAACCATCACCACCGCTCCTGCGCCTCCGTGGGCCCCTCATGCATCAGTCaacagtcctttaaaaaaaataaaaaaggcaataacaacaataaactgACAACCCCAAAACGAA GGGCGCAGCGGAAGAATGAAGCCCTCGCCGGGGCCGAACGCGCCTCGCTAGAAGCATCCCTCTCCTGTCTGGAGAGGCGGTGCAGCCCCCGCGCCACCTCTCGGCTCCCGCACCTCCCCGGCCGCCTCAGccaccttctctcctccctcgAGCCAAGCAGTCCCCAGAGGCACATTCCTGGCGACTCCAGCTCCGTTACCCGGCCGACCCGGCGTGCGGCCGCCCGGGGGagcaagggagggaagggagcggCCGAGGGAGGCGCGGCCGCCCGCTCCCGGTCTCCGCGTCCCGACACAAAGCGCCCGGCCCGCGCCACCTGTTCCCACCCGGCTCGTGGCCCTGGGGGCATCTCCTGGCTGcgacccccctcctcccctcagtCAAGTGTACCCCGCCTCGGCCTTTCCGGTTGCCCTGGGCGCTGCCCGGGCCAACCCCGCCGCGCCGCGGCCGCGAAAGCAAAAGCAGGCGGCGGGGCCCGGGAGGAGACGGGGAGCCGCGAGCAGCCACTTACCCGGGCGCCCGGGAGCTGCCCGGGTCTCTCCGGGGCGCTGTCGGAGGTCGACG TCTTCAGCTGCCATGGTTACCCTGGGGCTGCCATGTGGAGATACCATGTGGAGAGACCACAGAAAGAGAGAAGCCCAAGGAAGCCAGCTGTTCCACCCTACCCCCACCCTCAGCTATTTGTGTCTTCACAGCCCAAATTCTGCCAGCAGAATAAATGA